The following coding sequences lie in one Arthrobacter sp. SLBN-122 genomic window:
- the upp gene encoding uracil phosphoribosyltransferase, producing MRTLVVDHPLVAHKLTVLRDKNTPSPVFRQLTEELVTLLAYEATREVRTEPVTIQTPVSTTIGTAFTKPTPLVVPILRAGLGMLEGMTKLVPTAEVGFLGMARDEETLDIITYAERLPEDLTGRQVFVLDPMLATGGTLREAIKFLFKRGASDVTCICLLAAPEGLARLEEELSGANVHIVLASIDEKLNEKSYIVPGLGDAGDRLYGIAG from the coding sequence ATGCGCACTCTCGTTGTTGACCACCCCCTGGTCGCCCACAAGCTCACCGTCCTGCGGGACAAGAACACGCCGTCGCCGGTCTTCCGCCAGCTGACGGAAGAGCTGGTGACCCTGCTGGCGTACGAAGCGACGCGGGAGGTCCGCACGGAGCCCGTCACCATCCAAACGCCGGTCAGCACCACCATCGGCACCGCGTTCACCAAGCCCACCCCGCTGGTGGTTCCCATCCTCCGCGCGGGTTTGGGCATGCTGGAGGGCATGACCAAGCTCGTTCCCACCGCTGAGGTGGGCTTCCTGGGCATGGCCCGGGACGAGGAAACGCTGGACATCATCACCTACGCAGAGCGCCTGCCGGAGGACCTCACCGGCCGCCAGGTCTTCGTCCTGGACCCCATGCTGGCCACCGGCGGAACCCTGCGCGAAGCCATCAAGTTCCTGTTCAAGCGCGGCGCCTCCGACGTCACCTGCATCTGCCTGCTGGCCGCCCCCGAGGGCCTGGCCCGGCTGGAAGAGGAACTGTCAGGGGCCAACGTGCACATCGTCCTGGCCTCCATCGACGAGAAGCTCAACGAGAAGTCCTACATCGTTCCCGGCCTGGGCGACGCCGGCGACCGCCTCTACGGCATCGCCGGGTAG
- a CDS encoding glyoxalase superfamily protein, whose amino-acid sequence MDWKLELVFLPVSDVDRAKDFYVNKVGFNADFDERPSDSIRFVQLTPPGSACSICIGEGLTDAPPGTGSNLQLVVNDIKAAHDHLKNNGVDVSDVDVQDWGHFVYFADPDGNKWAVQYIPWRNTGQDAG is encoded by the coding sequence ATGGACTGGAAACTCGAGCTTGTCTTTCTCCCCGTGTCCGACGTTGACCGCGCCAAGGACTTCTACGTCAATAAAGTGGGCTTTAACGCCGATTTCGACGAGCGGCCCTCGGACTCCATCCGCTTCGTGCAGCTGACGCCGCCCGGTTCGGCCTGCTCCATCTGCATCGGCGAAGGCCTCACCGACGCCCCTCCCGGCACCGGTTCCAACCTGCAGCTGGTGGTCAACGACATCAAAGCCGCCCATGACCACCTGAAGAACAACGGCGTGGATGTCAGCGACGTGGACGTGCAGGATTGGGGTCACTTCGTCTACTTCGCCGACCCCGACGGAAACAAGTGGGCTGTCCAGTACATCCCGTGGCGGAACACCGGACAGGACGCCGGTTAA
- a CDS encoding ArnT family glycosyltransferase, which yields MTCTVSPADAGSAAGRQPSSSGQAVSMTGSAVPGSRWSRYIFGAQPRWVRPSAAGLLVATAVLYLWNLAATGYGNPFYAAAIQAGTKDWTAFLFGPLDAGNAITVDKPPAALWIPALAGRIFGFSPLSMLVPEALMGVAAVGFLYLAVKRVSGPAAGLLAGGALALTPVAALMFKFNNPDAMLTLCRVLAAYFTTRAIERAGWTWLVAAGAVIGLAFLTKMLQGFLIVPALGLAYLWAAPTSTGRRLAHLLGALGGIVVVAGGYIALFQLTPASERPYMAGSSTNSFLELTFGYNGLARITGSGEGMPDGGAGDAGGPGGRLGGGNAGFGGAAGLLRMFGTSFGGEVSWLLPAALVLLVACLWFTRREVRTSPGRAALILWGGWLLVTAGVFSFMSGIVHPYYSVALAPAVAALVGIGSVELWRGRDYWPARTVLAAAILGTSIWSAVLLGRDASWLPWLRVTIIALGVLAAAAILLRLDALGTSGWFRRAGAAAVVVVSLLAGGLGTGAWTLATAASAHSGSIPTSGPAGSSAAGFGSRAAGLGGNRAGGRDAAAMDSAPGAGGLDPSRGFDGATGPGGATDGSGGPGEGTADAAVTALLAGTTTKWSAIVSGASQAANLELATNTDVISLGGWNGGDPYPTLAGFQAMVAKGEIGYFIEGGGMGGGGMGGRSGNSEVAAWVQDNFQAQSVGNSTVYQLTR from the coding sequence ATGACCTGCACCGTCTCCCCCGCGGACGCCGGTTCAGCCGCAGGCCGGCAACCCTCGTCATCCGGACAAGCGGTGTCCATGACCGGGTCGGCTGTGCCGGGATCCCGCTGGAGCCGCTACATATTCGGTGCCCAGCCCCGTTGGGTACGGCCGTCCGCCGCAGGGCTTCTGGTGGCCACGGCGGTCCTGTACCTCTGGAACCTGGCAGCAACCGGTTACGGAAACCCGTTCTATGCGGCAGCCATCCAGGCCGGCACCAAGGACTGGACCGCGTTCCTCTTCGGCCCGCTCGACGCCGGCAACGCCATCACCGTCGACAAGCCGCCGGCAGCACTCTGGATCCCCGCCCTTGCAGGGCGCATCTTCGGATTCTCGCCGCTGAGCATGCTGGTGCCGGAGGCACTCATGGGGGTGGCCGCCGTCGGCTTTCTCTACCTGGCCGTAAAGCGCGTTTCCGGACCGGCTGCGGGCCTGCTCGCCGGCGGCGCCCTGGCGCTGACGCCGGTGGCTGCGCTCATGTTCAAGTTCAACAACCCGGACGCCATGCTCACGCTGTGCCGGGTGCTCGCCGCCTACTTCACCACCCGCGCCATCGAGCGGGCGGGATGGACGTGGCTTGTCGCTGCGGGGGCCGTGATTGGCCTGGCGTTCCTCACCAAGATGCTGCAGGGTTTCCTGATCGTCCCGGCGCTGGGACTCGCCTATCTTTGGGCCGCCCCCACGTCGACCGGACGCCGGCTGGCGCACCTGCTGGGCGCCTTGGGAGGGATCGTCGTGGTTGCCGGCGGCTACATCGCCCTTTTCCAGCTGACGCCGGCCTCCGAGCGACCGTACATGGCAGGATCCAGCACCAACAGCTTCCTGGAACTGACCTTCGGCTACAACGGACTGGCCCGCATCACCGGTTCCGGCGAAGGCATGCCCGACGGCGGAGCCGGGGACGCCGGCGGACCCGGAGGCCGCTTAGGCGGCGGGAACGCCGGGTTCGGCGGGGCTGCGGGCCTGCTGCGGATGTTCGGCACCAGCTTTGGCGGCGAAGTGTCCTGGCTGCTGCCTGCCGCCCTGGTCCTGCTGGTGGCGTGCTTGTGGTTCACGCGCCGCGAAGTCAGGACCTCCCCGGGCCGTGCCGCGCTGATCCTGTGGGGCGGCTGGCTCCTGGTCACCGCGGGCGTCTTCAGCTTCATGAGCGGCATCGTCCACCCGTACTACTCGGTAGCACTGGCACCGGCGGTCGCAGCGCTGGTGGGCATCGGCAGCGTGGAACTGTGGCGCGGCCGGGATTACTGGCCGGCCCGGACCGTCCTGGCCGCCGCCATCCTTGGCACCTCCATCTGGTCCGCCGTCCTGCTGGGCCGCGACGCGTCATGGCTCCCCTGGCTTCGCGTCACCATCATCGCCCTGGGTGTCCTGGCGGCCGCCGCAATCCTCCTCCGCCTCGACGCACTGGGCACCTCCGGATGGTTCCGGCGGGCCGGCGCGGCCGCCGTCGTCGTCGTATCCCTCCTGGCCGGAGGACTCGGAACCGGCGCGTGGACACTCGCCACCGCTGCCTCTGCACACTCAGGCTCCATTCCGACGTCGGGGCCCGCGGGTTCGTCGGCGGCTGGCTTCGGGAGCCGGGCCGCGGGGCTGGGCGGCAACCGGGCAGGCGGCAGGGATGCCGCCGCTATGGACTCTGCCCCAGGCGCTGGCGGGCTTGATCCCTCCCGTGGTTTCGACGGTGCAACTGGCCCCGGCGGTGCCACGGATGGATCCGGCGGCCCGGGTGAAGGAACGGCAGATGCCGCAGTGACGGCACTTCTGGCGGGTACCACCACAAAATGGTCGGCGATTGTGTCCGGCGCCAGCCAGGCAGCCAACCTGGAACTCGCCACCAACACGGACGTCATTTCCCTGGGCGGCTGGAACGGCGGCGACCCATACCCCACGCTCGCCGGGTTCCAGGCCATGGTGGCCAAAGGAGAGATCGGCTACTTCATCGAAGGCGGCGGTATGGGCGGGGGCGGCATGGGCGGCCGCAGCGGCAACTCCGAGGTTGCTGCGTGGGTCCAGGACAACTTCCAGGCCCAGTCCGTAGGTAACTCCACCGTGTACCAACTCACCCGGTAG
- a CDS encoding winged helix-turn-helix domain-containing protein, giving the protein MSVASGYVHISVRNAAKAGQPSGLRPGFAPRPSLAPSTSGSSFPGQGFAPQGYNPNSYGQLRAVHPAESAPVTAPTPVVAGPNAVRPVANENVARGFVLYMGIDEETAAAAGTSIAKLAQEIRAYAQSLVSGAESYAAVAVAPAGTPGSALDVVRSTFGDPTVNSRQRTETPRAAQPQEPRPSGVLIDLARREVHLDGESLNLTFKEFELLNYLVENGTRTVGRDELLEGLWRNAEEVPNERTIDVHIRRLRSKLGRLANTVRTVRGQGYRFYEHPEVVVWAAPEYSI; this is encoded by the coding sequence ATGTCAGTTGCATCCGGATACGTCCACATCTCAGTCCGTAACGCCGCCAAGGCAGGACAGCCCTCCGGTCTTCGTCCCGGCTTCGCTCCCCGCCCGTCGCTTGCTCCCTCCACGTCCGGCAGCAGCTTCCCCGGCCAGGGTTTCGCCCCGCAGGGATACAACCCCAACTCCTACGGCCAGCTCCGTGCCGTGCACCCCGCAGAGTCCGCACCCGTTACCGCCCCTACCCCTGTGGTGGCCGGTCCAAACGCAGTCCGCCCGGTAGCCAACGAGAACGTGGCCCGCGGCTTCGTCCTCTACATGGGCATCGACGAGGAGACCGCAGCAGCAGCCGGAACCTCCATCGCCAAGCTCGCACAGGAAATCCGTGCCTACGCCCAGTCGCTGGTCTCCGGCGCCGAGAGCTACGCCGCCGTGGCAGTAGCCCCCGCCGGCACCCCCGGTTCCGCTCTCGACGTCGTCCGTTCCACCTTCGGCGACCCCACCGTCAACTCCCGCCAGCGCACCGAAACCCCGCGCGCTGCCCAGCCGCAGGAACCGCGCCCCTCCGGCGTGCTCATCGACCTCGCCCGGCGCGAAGTCCACCTCGACGGCGAATCCCTGAACCTGACCTTCAAGGAGTTCGAGCTCCTCAACTACCTCGTCGAAAACGGCACCCGCACCGTTGGCCGCGACGAGCTCCTCGAAGGACTCTGGCGCAACGCCGAAGAAGTGCCCAACGAGCGCACCATCGACGTCCACATCCGCCGCCTCCGCTCCAAGCTCGGCCGCCTCGCCAATACCGTCCGCACCGTCCGCGGCCAGGGCTACCGGTTCTACGAGCACCCGGAAGTTGTTGTCTGGGCCGCTCCGGAGTACTCGATCTAG
- a CDS encoding LysR family transcriptional regulator: MIDIGSLRALAAIEQHGTVIAAAEAMGFSPSAVSQQVKKLEKEGGFAVLERRGRGVLLTERGLALAAYGRRILAELEELESTLMADPAKPSGSLRVVSFSTACRGLVGPLLAQVGQSGAALDISVLAEDPREAVARVANGEADLGLVHNWNSVPLVIPEHLTLEWLCEDVADVLVHSGHPLAQQPEVEPAQLVDERWISTPAGAICNEALLRIFADLGRVPDIRVYDPDFATHIAFVEQGVAVALVPRLGRPALPPDVVAIPVVNPVQARQVGLVHRRTMTASPGIRHVAGLLREIAGSGTGTGGTGASAALSSGPVSSGPGAPRTA; this comes from the coding sequence ATGATCGACATAGGGTCCTTGCGGGCGCTCGCGGCCATTGAGCAGCACGGCACCGTCATTGCCGCCGCGGAAGCCATGGGGTTCAGCCCGTCAGCCGTCTCCCAGCAGGTGAAGAAGCTGGAGAAAGAGGGCGGCTTCGCTGTCCTGGAACGCCGGGGCCGCGGAGTCCTGCTGACCGAGCGCGGACTGGCCCTGGCTGCTTATGGGCGGCGCATCCTCGCGGAGCTGGAGGAGCTGGAGTCCACGCTGATGGCCGACCCTGCCAAGCCCAGCGGCAGCCTGCGGGTGGTTTCCTTTTCCACTGCCTGCCGGGGGTTAGTGGGCCCCCTATTGGCCCAGGTTGGGCAATCGGGGGCAGCGCTGGATATTTCCGTCCTGGCCGAGGACCCGCGCGAGGCCGTGGCCAGGGTCGCCAACGGCGAAGCAGACCTGGGCCTGGTGCACAACTGGAATTCCGTGCCGTTGGTCATCCCGGAGCACCTCACGCTGGAGTGGCTGTGCGAGGACGTGGCGGACGTCCTGGTCCACAGCGGGCATCCGCTCGCCCAGCAGCCGGAGGTTGAACCCGCACAGCTCGTGGACGAGCGGTGGATCAGCACGCCGGCAGGAGCGATCTGCAACGAAGCCCTGCTGCGGATCTTCGCCGACCTGGGACGCGTCCCCGACATCAGGGTTTACGACCCCGATTTTGCGACGCATATCGCTTTCGTGGAGCAGGGGGTGGCTGTAGCGCTCGTGCCGCGCCTGGGCCGCCCGGCGCTGCCTCCGGACGTCGTCGCCATTCCAGTGGTCAATCCGGTCCAGGCGCGGCAAGTGGGACTCGTCCACCGCAGGACCATGACGGCCAGCCCCGGCATCAGGCACGTGGCGGGACTTCTGCGGGAGATCGCGGGCAGTGGGACCGGGACCGGTGGGACGGGCGCCAGTGCGGCTCTGTCTAGTGGGCCTGTATCTAGTGGCCCCGGGGCACCGCGAACCGCATGA
- a CDS encoding sensor histidine kinase encodes MSLSGVPRPTGRSWFNPSTWHLRTRLILLSMALLVAISGAIGVVSYASMDVVLTNQLDNQLMQASRGRPPEGNPSGRPDPLDARGQSVGTLNARVINGQISREAGFLSSDATRTALTSSDVAALQALPHNGVPVDRQLSNGDYRLMATETPYGDVVITGLPLATKKATEASLVLTMVLVSLGGLVLIGLVGTALIRRTMRPLEQLSDVATKVSKLPLDAGEVALAVRVPPSAAHPNTEVGSVGHALNLMLDNVSRALEARQRSEMKVRQFVADASHELRTPLTAIRGYTELMRMTETLTEDGRKSLGRVQSQSERMTALVEDLLLLARLDEGKATETTDVDLTQLVIETVSDEKVMAPDHTWQLQLPDEPVTVRGDTTQLHQVLANLLSNARKHTPAGTTVATGLMRSADGSVVVTVTDDGPGIPAEFQGSIFSRFTRADAARSGSEGSSGLGLSIVESIAMAHGGTVELVSRPGRTEFAVRLPAAGPATP; translated from the coding sequence GTGTCTCTTTCCGGTGTCCCCCGGCCCACCGGCCGGTCCTGGTTCAACCCCTCCACCTGGCACCTCCGCACCCGCCTGATCCTGCTGTCCATGGCCCTGCTGGTCGCCATCTCGGGCGCCATCGGCGTGGTCAGCTACGCCTCCATGGACGTGGTCCTCACCAACCAGCTGGACAACCAGCTGATGCAGGCTTCCCGCGGGCGGCCGCCGGAAGGCAACCCTTCCGGGCGGCCTGACCCGCTCGATGCGCGCGGCCAAAGCGTGGGCACGCTCAACGCACGCGTGATCAACGGCCAGATCAGCCGGGAGGCAGGCTTCCTGTCCTCCGACGCCACCCGCACGGCCCTGACTTCCTCGGATGTGGCGGCCCTGCAGGCGCTTCCCCATAACGGCGTGCCGGTGGACCGCCAGCTGTCCAACGGCGATTACCGGCTGATGGCCACCGAGACGCCGTACGGCGACGTGGTGATCACCGGCCTTCCGTTGGCCACGAAGAAAGCCACCGAAGCCTCACTGGTGCTCACCATGGTGCTGGTCTCGCTGGGCGGGCTGGTCCTGATCGGCCTGGTTGGCACCGCGTTGATCCGCCGGACCATGCGCCCCTTGGAACAGCTGTCCGACGTCGCCACCAAGGTTTCCAAGCTGCCCCTCGACGCCGGCGAGGTGGCGCTCGCCGTCCGAGTGCCGCCGTCGGCCGCCCATCCCAACACGGAAGTGGGCAGCGTGGGCCACGCCCTGAACCTGATGCTGGACAACGTTTCCAGGGCGCTCGAAGCCCGGCAGCGCAGCGAGATGAAGGTGCGCCAGTTTGTTGCCGACGCCTCGCACGAGCTTAGGACGCCGCTGACCGCCATCCGCGGGTACACCGAGCTGATGCGCATGACCGAGACCCTCACCGAGGACGGCCGGAAGTCGCTGGGGCGGGTGCAGAGCCAGTCGGAACGCATGACTGCGCTGGTGGAGGACCTCCTCCTGCTGGCCCGGCTGGATGAAGGCAAGGCAACCGAGACCACCGATGTGGACCTTACCCAGCTGGTGATCGAAACCGTCAGTGACGAAAAGGTCATGGCCCCGGACCACACCTGGCAGCTGCAGCTGCCCGACGAACCGGTCACGGTCCGTGGGGACACCACCCAACTGCACCAGGTGCTGGCCAACCTGCTTTCCAATGCCCGGAAGCACACCCCGGCCGGGACCACCGTGGCCACCGGCTTGATGCGCTCCGCAGACGGGAGCGTGGTGGTCACGGTCACCGATGACGGGCCCGGCATCCCCGCCGAATTCCAAGGCAGCATCTTTTCGCGCTTCACCCGGGCTGACGCCGCCCGCTCCGGCTCCGAGGGCTCGTCCGGCCTGGGCCTGTCAATCGTCGAGTCGATCGCCATGGCCCACGGCGGCACCGTGGAACTGGTGTCCCGGCCGGGCAGGACCGAGTTCGCCGTCCGCCTTCCCGCTGCGGGCCCCGCCACGCCCTGA
- a CDS encoding phosphatase PAP2 family protein: MDTLRDRLGTWFKPYAALILTILVGGVVIVSLALLGSEVYDDVVDSAGLANLDKPALSFAETLRSPWLDALVTGFTNIGGGIGMPILASILTAWLTFLSRNWRPLVLIGGAAAASVSATTFGKKLVGRTRPDHADAVPPYEDSPSFPSGHTLNTTVVISLVIYLICLQFHTMRVRVTAITAGSLFIIAMGLSRVFLGHHWLTDVMAGWILGLAWVAIVILAHRLFHLVRRREHIGAAPSFDRPIVRDVVAEELHDGGSSRRGKDSGG, translated from the coding sequence ATGGACACTCTGAGGGACCGCCTAGGTACGTGGTTCAAACCGTACGCGGCGCTGATCCTCACCATTCTGGTGGGCGGTGTGGTCATCGTGTCCCTGGCGCTGCTTGGGTCCGAGGTCTACGACGACGTGGTGGACTCCGCCGGGCTGGCCAACCTGGACAAACCTGCCCTGTCGTTCGCCGAGACCCTGCGCAGCCCCTGGCTCGACGCGCTTGTCACGGGGTTCACCAACATCGGTGGCGGCATCGGAATGCCGATCCTTGCCAGCATCCTCACGGCATGGCTGACCTTCCTCAGCCGGAACTGGCGTCCCCTGGTGCTGATCGGCGGTGCAGCCGCAGCCTCCGTCAGCGCCACAACCTTTGGCAAGAAGCTGGTGGGCCGTACCCGCCCGGACCACGCGGACGCCGTTCCCCCGTACGAGGATTCGCCCTCCTTCCCCAGCGGCCACACCCTGAACACCACCGTGGTGATCAGCCTGGTGATTTACCTCATCTGCCTTCAGTTCCATACGATGCGGGTCCGCGTCACTGCCATCACCGCCGGTTCCCTCTTCATCATCGCCATGGGACTGAGCCGGGTCTTCCTGGGCCACCACTGGCTGACGGACGTCATGGCCGGGTGGATCCTGGGACTGGCCTGGGTGGCCATCGTCATCCTGGCCCACAGGCTGTTCCACCTGGTCCGCAGGCGCGAACACATCGGCGCAGCGCCGTCGTTCGACCGTCCGATTGTCCGCGACGTGGTGGCCGAGGAACTGCACGACGGCGGATCTTCCAGACGTGGGAAGGACAGCGGCGGGTGA
- a CDS encoding SixA phosphatase family protein: MSSHHVRRLVIMRHAKADWPGGVADHERPLEERGHREAPLAGRWLLKHNIIPDFILCSSALRTRQTCTWVCSELGDKAPTPKLEDGLYAASALRMLTVVNHVPDTVTTLMLIAHLPGVQDLVMHLASRDSDHDAYMDAATRFPTNALTVLETEKPWAELDGQDARIMRFAVPRGH; the protein is encoded by the coding sequence ATGAGTTCGCACCATGTCCGACGCCTTGTGATCATGCGGCACGCCAAGGCCGACTGGCCCGGCGGGGTGGCCGACCATGAGCGGCCACTCGAAGAGCGCGGGCACCGGGAAGCGCCGCTGGCCGGGCGCTGGCTGCTCAAGCACAACATCATCCCGGACTTCATCCTGTGCTCCAGCGCCCTGCGCACCCGTCAGACCTGCACCTGGGTCTGCTCCGAACTCGGCGACAAGGCCCCCACCCCCAAGCTCGAAGACGGACTCTATGCGGCGTCGGCCCTCCGGATGCTCACCGTGGTCAACCACGTGCCGGACACCGTGACCACGCTGATGCTGATCGCGCACCTGCCCGGCGTGCAGGACCTGGTTATGCACCTGGCCTCTCGCGATTCCGACCACGACGCCTACATGGACGCCGCCACCCGCTTTCCCACCAATGCGCTCACGGTCCTGGAGACGGAGAAACCGTGGGCGGAACTCGACGGCCAGGATGCCCGGATCATGCGGTTCGCGGTGCCCCGGGGCCACTAG
- a CDS encoding response regulator transcription factor: MASPHSMTNNLPQLTHPDGSPIRALVVDDEPSLSELMSMGLRMAGWSVAVAADGPAAVKLAKDFHPDVLVLDVMLPGFDGVELLGRIRAFAPEVPALFLTAKDDVQDRIVGLAAGGDDYVTKPFSMEEVLLRLHRLVQRSGVAAMDTAELVVGDLVLNVDTREVTRAGEGIQLTATQFELLRYLMENPKRVVSKAQILDHVWDYDFGGQANIVELYISYLRKKIEANHPPMIHTVRGAGYVIKPAD, translated from the coding sequence ATGGCATCCCCGCACTCCATGACCAACAACCTTCCCCAGCTCACCCACCCGGACGGCTCCCCTATCCGTGCCCTGGTGGTGGATGACGAACCGAGCCTGTCCGAACTCATGAGCATGGGCCTGCGCATGGCGGGCTGGTCTGTGGCCGTGGCCGCGGACGGACCCGCTGCCGTGAAGCTAGCCAAGGACTTCCATCCGGATGTCCTGGTGCTGGACGTCATGCTGCCGGGGTTCGACGGCGTGGAGCTGCTGGGCAGGATCCGCGCCTTTGCGCCGGAGGTGCCTGCGCTCTTCCTGACAGCCAAGGACGACGTCCAGGACCGCATCGTGGGACTGGCCGCGGGCGGGGACGACTACGTCACCAAACCCTTCAGCATGGAGGAAGTCCTGCTGCGCCTGCACCGCCTGGTCCAGCGTTCCGGAGTGGCCGCCATGGATACCGCCGAACTGGTGGTGGGCGACCTGGTGCTCAATGTGGATACCCGGGAAGTTACCCGTGCCGGGGAAGGGATCCAGCTGACGGCAACCCAGTTCGAGCTGCTCCGCTACCTGATGGAGAATCCCAAGCGCGTGGTCAGCAAGGCCCAGATCCTGGACCATGTGTGGGATTACGACTTCGGCGGCCAGGCGAACATCGTGGAACTGTACATTTCCTACCTGCGCAAGAAGATCGAAGCCAATCATCCGCCGATGATCCACACCGTGCGCGGGGCGGGCTACGTCATCAAGCCTGCAGACTAG
- a CDS encoding nucleoside deaminase: protein MRLPEKKHDAWMGLALAEARRALATEDVPIGAVVIGPDGDVLGSGRNQREELGDPTAHAEVVAIREAAARLKERARLDGGRGDGWRLSDCTLVVTLEPCAMCAGAIVLARIPRVVFGAWDEKAGAAGSVFDILRERRLNHWVEVYPGVREEECALVLREFFAAHRSIR, encoded by the coding sequence ATGCGGTTGCCCGAAAAGAAACATGACGCCTGGATGGGCCTTGCCCTTGCGGAGGCCCGCCGCGCGCTGGCTACGGAGGATGTGCCCATCGGCGCCGTGGTCATAGGGCCCGACGGCGATGTGCTGGGTTCCGGACGGAACCAGCGGGAGGAGCTGGGCGACCCCACAGCCCACGCCGAGGTGGTGGCCATCAGGGAGGCTGCCGCGCGGTTGAAGGAGAGGGCACGGCTCGACGGCGGCAGGGGCGACGGCTGGCGGTTGTCCGACTGCACGCTGGTGGTCACCCTGGAACCCTGCGCCATGTGTGCGGGCGCGATTGTCCTGGCCCGGATCCCCCGGGTTGTTTTTGGGGCCTGGGACGAGAAGGCCGGTGCCGCGGGATCCGTATTCGATATCCTCCGGGAGCGCCGGCTCAACCACTGGGTTGAGGTGTATCCCGGGGTCCGCGAAGAAGAATGCGCCTTGGTGCTGCGGGAGTTTTTCGCGGCGCACCGGAGCATCCGCTAG
- a CDS encoding bifunctional glycosyltransferase family 2/GtrA family protein — translation MTLTDSTSGTLQDAAVASPGLPSRAHSARRAAVDTRTAVPVLDVTVPVFNEERDLEECLRRLHAHLVDTFPHSFRITVADNASTDGTLKIAERLAREFPELVVVHLDGKGRGNALRTVWLASPSPVLAYMDVDLSTDLAALPPLLAPLISGHSDLAIGTRLTRSSRVVRGPKREFISRSYHLMLHSFMGARFSDAQCGFKAIRTDVAQQILPYTVDTSWFFDTELLVLAERCGLRVHEVPVDWIDDPDSSVDVVRTALSDVRGMARLTRDLVLGRIPVPELRAALARGPVPASSRAAEQTRGSSLFGQLIRFAAIGAASTLAYLLIFVSCRGFMDPQLANFLALLVTAVANTGANRRFTFEIQGGNPIRHHFEGLIVFGIGLLLTSGALALVHRTTAPDRWVEILTVVAANLAATAARFLLFRLWVFRGNLSNRATKDTTPSR, via the coding sequence ATGACGCTCACCGACTCCACTTCAGGAACCTTGCAGGACGCCGCGGTGGCGTCGCCGGGCCTTCCGTCCCGGGCGCATTCCGCGCGGCGGGCCGCCGTGGACACCCGCACCGCCGTCCCCGTCCTCGATGTCACCGTTCCCGTCTTCAACGAGGAACGAGACCTTGAGGAATGCCTCCGCAGGCTCCACGCGCACCTGGTCGACACCTTCCCCCACAGCTTCCGGATCACCGTGGCGGACAATGCCAGCACGGACGGAACCCTGAAGATCGCTGAGCGGCTGGCCCGGGAGTTTCCCGAGCTCGTCGTGGTCCACCTCGACGGGAAGGGCCGCGGGAATGCCCTGCGCACAGTGTGGCTGGCCTCCCCGTCACCGGTCCTGGCCTACATGGACGTGGACCTCTCCACCGACCTCGCCGCCCTGCCCCCGCTGCTGGCGCCCCTGATTTCCGGGCACTCGGATCTGGCCATCGGCACCCGGCTGACCCGCAGCTCCCGTGTGGTCCGCGGGCCCAAGCGGGAGTTCATTTCACGCAGCTACCACCTGATGCTGCACTCCTTCATGGGCGCCCGGTTCAGCGACGCACAGTGCGGGTTCAAGGCCATCCGCACGGACGTCGCCCAGCAGATCCTGCCATACACCGTGGACACCTCCTGGTTCTTCGATACTGAGCTTTTGGTCCTCGCCGAACGCTGCGGCCTGCGCGTCCACGAAGTCCCCGTCGACTGGATTGACGATCCAGACTCCAGTGTGGATGTGGTCCGCACGGCACTTTCCGACGTCCGGGGAATGGCCCGGCTCACCCGTGACCTGGTCTTGGGCCGCATCCCGGTGCCGGAGCTGCGGGCGGCCCTGGCACGGGGCCCGGTTCCGGCGTCGTCACGGGCGGCCGAGCAGACACGTGGCAGCAGCCTCTTTGGCCAGCTGATCCGTTTCGCCGCCATCGGCGCCGCCTCAACCCTGGCCTACCTGCTGATCTTCGTGTCCTGCCGGGGCTTCATGGACCCGCAGTTGGCCAACTTCCTGGCGCTGCTGGTCACCGCCGTGGCCAACACCGGCGCCAACAGGCGTTTCACGTTCGAAATCCAGGGCGGCAACCCGATCCGGCACCACTTCGAGGGGCTGATCGTGTTCGGCATCGGCCTGCTGCTCACCTCCGGGGCACTCGCCCTGGTCCACCGGACGACGGCGCCCGACCGGTGGGTGGAAATCCTCACCGTTGTGGCGGCGAACCTTGCGGCGACGGCGGCCCGGTTCCTGCTGTTCCGGCTGTGGGTGTTCCGCGGCAACCTCAGCAACAGGGCCACGAAAGACACCACGCCTTCGAGATAA